Proteins from a genomic interval of Campylobacter concisus:
- a CDS encoding YeiH family protein: MSHKILAALILALICAISFMLSNTLLVKFHTSPLIISIILGAVFANLFTKQTQILKSSGVVAIAGKQILRLGIILFGFNISLIEIASVGTLGVIYAAFMVFATFCFALFVAKALGLSRDSAVLIGSGASICGAAAVMATQNEIKADANKLAIAICTVVLFGTIGMFIYPFIAKFLALTPQQTGFFIGGSLHEVAHVVAASAAFDGTASSTAVIIKMLRVIMLVPFLFLLNFLNLSQNSGGSKLKSIPWFALFFLAAICVRSLPFFPENLMQILKLAASICLCVAMCALGFGIDRSIFKATGKKPFLLAFFIFLWLICSSLIFVKTLC; encoded by the coding sequence ATGTCTCATAAAATTCTCGCTGCGCTTATTCTAGCGCTGATTTGTGCCATTTCTTTTATGCTCTCAAACACACTTTTAGTTAAATTTCACACCAGTCCGCTCATCATCTCTATCATTTTAGGTGCCGTTTTTGCAAATCTTTTTACCAAACAGACTCAAATTTTAAAATCTAGTGGCGTCGTAGCGATTGCTGGGAAGCAAATTTTAAGGCTAGGCATCATACTTTTTGGCTTTAACATAAGCCTTATCGAGATCGCAAGTGTCGGCACTCTAGGCGTGATATACGCAGCTTTTATGGTCTTTGCGACCTTTTGCTTTGCACTTTTTGTAGCCAAAGCCTTGGGGCTTAGCAGGGATAGTGCTGTGCTCATTGGCTCAGGGGCAAGTATATGCGGAGCAGCTGCTGTTATGGCTACTCAAAATGAGATAAAAGCAGACGCAAACAAGCTTGCTATCGCCATTTGCACGGTGGTGCTCTTTGGGACGATTGGCATGTTTATCTATCCATTTATCGCTAAATTTCTAGCTCTCACACCGCAACAAACCGGCTTTTTTATCGGCGGCTCACTTCACGAAGTAGCCCACGTAGTCGCAGCCTCAGCGGCATTTGACGGCACAGCAAGTAGCACTGCGGTCATCATAAAAATGCTTCGTGTCATCATGCTCGTGCCATTTTTGTTTTTGCTAAATTTCTTAAATTTAAGCCAAAATAGTGGCGGCTCAAAGCTAAAGAGCATACCTTGGTTTGCGCTATTTTTCCTAGCAGCGATCTGCGTTAGATCTTTGCCATTTTTCCCTGAAAATTTGATGCAAATTTTAAAGCTGGCTGCTAGCATTTGCCTTTGTGTTGCTATGTGTGCATTGGGGTTTGGGATAGATAGGAGTATATTTAAAGCGACGGGCAAAAAGCCATTTTTGCTAGCATTTTTTATATTTTTATGGCTTATTTGCTCTTCGCTTATTTTTGTTAAGACTCTTTGCTAG
- a CDS encoding sugar transferase, which translates to MIILGEKYAFTSLELEMLRKKFGQVNFLSHENSDAKALRSALENLIKSGDQRLIVLNTAKPVDGKLVRFLTLLQFKTKYKKIKFLNVENFLEIYLHKCYIPENGENLNFLDEIRPYGAFDYALKRMIDYTSCLILFILLFCLKFYVKRKIDEQSPGSLYFLQSRVGLDNKEFECIKFRSMMEDAEKDGAKFASENDERVFEFGEFMRKTRIDEVPQCINVFRGQMHLIGPRPERRHWINFFEKEIPYYNERHIVRPGITGWAQVNYPYGSNTHDAKQKLMYDLYYIKHWSLWLEIKIVVKTIAIIFEKKGI; encoded by the coding sequence ATGATCATCCTTGGCGAGAAATATGCTTTTACCAGCTTAGAACTAGAAATGCTTAGAAAGAAATTTGGTCAAGTAAATTTTTTATCCCATGAAAATAGCGACGCAAAAGCCTTGCGAAGCGCACTAGAAAATCTCATAAAATCAGGCGATCAAAGGCTAATCGTGCTAAATACCGCAAAGCCAGTTGATGGCAAACTGGTGAGATTTCTCACGCTTTTGCAGTTTAAAACGAAGTATAAAAAGATAAAATTTCTAAACGTAGAGAATTTTTTAGAAATTTATCTGCACAAATGTTATATCCCAGAAAATGGGGAAAATCTTAATTTTTTAGATGAGATAAGGCCTTATGGTGCCTTTGATTACGCACTGAAGCGAATGATCGATTATACTAGCTGCTTGATACTTTTCATCTTGCTTTTTTGCCTAAAATTTTATGTAAAAAGAAAGATAGACGAGCAATCGCCTGGAAGCCTTTACTTTTTACAAAGTAGAGTTGGGCTAGACAACAAGGAATTTGAGTGCATAAAATTTCGCTCGATGATGGAAGATGCCGAGAAAGATGGGGCAAAATTTGCTAGTGAAAATGATGAGAGAGTGTTTGAGTTTGGCGAATTTATGCGAAAAACTCGTATAGACGAGGTGCCGCAGTGTATAAATGTCTTTCGAGGACAAATGCATCTGATAGGTCCAAGGCCTGAGCGAAGACACTGGATAAATTTCTTTGAAAAAGAGATCCCTTACTACAATGAACGCCACATCGTTCGCCCAGGGATAACTGGCTGGGCACAGGTAAACTACCCTTATGGCTCAAATACACACGACGCCAAACAAAAACTCATGTATGATCTTTATTACATCAAACACTGGTCGCT